A segment of the Lolium perenne isolate Kyuss_39 chromosome 3, Kyuss_2.0, whole genome shotgun sequence genome:
ATTGGGATTGACAGATTCTTCATTAAAGAGAAACTAGATGCTAGAATTATCAAGATCAACTATGTGAGCACAGGGGAGCAGATTGCTGATTGTCTGACAAAAGGTTTGGCTGCCAAGGAGTGTGATCGAGCTTGTGACAAGATGGGGATGATAGATATCTATCacccatcttgagggggagtgttggacAGTATATGGGCTGCATTCTATCTAGCAGTCTGTCTTCCTATTCGGGCCCATGTGGCCCATTAGCCCAAGTGACCTAGGATGGTATATAAGTGAGGCTGGTCTGTTAGAAACCCATAGCAGCTGCTGGCTGCTGCCTCAAGGTTAGCCACTCTTCCTCTTCTACATTTTCTGTGATTTCTATGATGTGTTCTTTTTAATTTGGGAGTACAGGAGTATGTGGACACTATTCCAACTAGTGAAAACGTAGGCGAAATAAATGAGCTTCAACAGCCTTAGGGACAAACTACAGAACTATAAATTTAATAGAGGATGTGTCATTTGATTGGGGAGAGGCGGGGCAGGCACAACTACAACAGGGCAGGCTGCAGGAATGACCTAGAAACCTCAATAATTTATTAGCTGCAAGGGAAGTATAACATTTTGGATCTACTGTTGATGCCACAGACGTACCTGTTTGTATATAAGATCTTTTTCTATCACCTGTGGGGGTCCTGTGGCTGAGCTGTATATAGATATTTTTCAATGGCAATATGTGTTCTTGGTGTCCAGATTTTTTTTTCTTAGACACAACATTTTTGTTGAAAGTATAGTTTCTATATCCTGGTCTTTTCTCCTTAACGCAGATTGAGAGCGCAGAATATTCATTTCCAGCTGTGTTTCCAAACGGTGCCAAGTCACTGATACGTAGAATTCTTGATCCTAAACCAGATACAGTAAGTGAAGTTTCTACAATTACTTATTTCAAACATTGTCATGATTTCTTAAATAGTTTATATTTTCTTTTAGGATTTAATTAGGCAGCATCTCATTATTATCTCTTATGTTTATAGGAATTGGATGAGGTACTAATAGTCCAAAATATGAGAAATCTACTCAAAGATACTACTATATATTGCCGCAACCCGTAGTTCATTCTGTAGGGCTTATAATTTTTTTTAGATAGTAGGGCTTAGgattttttcgcgaaaacgcaaaagccttGCGTATCGATCCATTGATAGAAAAAGAAGGTTACATGTATGAGCCCAAGAAAGAAGCAACATCATGCTGTACAACTCAACCCAAAAGACCTAATCTAGGGGAGTAGCTGGCGATACTTGCTGAATGATATGATTCTAGCTTTGTGACAATATTCATGCTCAGTAGATCAGTTTAACAGATGTGTTCAAAAGCAAACAGGGTGGGTTCTCCAATCACCTTGACTTTGTTAATTCATACCTCCTCATAGTTTCCTTCTGCAGGATAAAAAACTTTATTGGATCTTGTAGTAGCTTTGATGAGGCGTACAGAGAACAAATATAATGTCAGAGAATATTATTTATCATATTATAACATGCAAAGATGCTATATACTATATGATTAGTTGCTATTGTCATTAGTGTTTTATTGACTTGCTATGCTTTCTGAATTGGAACAGCGAATCAGGATAGAAGAGGTCAGAAATGACGAATGGTTTAAGGAGAACTATGAACCTATCAGAGAAGTCGACAATGAAGAAGTCAATCTCGATGATGTTAATGCAGCTTTTGATGATCCCGAGGTACATAGTTATATTCACCATTTTCCAAGAGTTCATTTGGAATGAAGACATTGCATATATTTTGTTGAAAGTGTGGTACAATGCTGAAAATTTGGTTTCTACTAATCGCAAAAACTAATCCAGTAATGTGACCTTAAGTTTTAGGGAATAAGGACAATTTATGTGTGCAAATCCTTAGTTGTAGCAAAATGTTCTGGTGTTATGGATATTTGAAATTAGTTTTGCTTTGCTCACTTGTGATTTGTATGAGTTTTTTCTACATAGTTATTGTACTTACAAAAGCTTTACTCTTTCTACTTTGGCATGTTCACCGTTTTTGATACTTCAGTTCTTTGGCAACCTAATAATCATACTTATTAGTTCTTTCACAGTGATCGAGATATAGGCCAAAAAAACATAAACTTTTCTCTGTTTAACCTAACACGACATATTGATTATTGTTACAAAAAGTAAACCATTCACCTTCAATTTAGGTTTTTGTACCAGAGAATTTATTTTAAGCCAGTTGAGCATTCCGACTTGCACATGTTGTTTTGCTCAATCTTAGATAAGTAACTAAGCAACCATAAAACCACTTAAATTCTCCATTATTCATAAGTACTAGCATGTTATATGCCATCATTCACATGCTAGTGATAAGTATGAGGTAACCTTTTAATCAGTGATATGTTTTTGCCATGGAAACTGTCAGGGTTTCCACCTGTTTATGTTATTCTGGGGTTAGAAAATGAGATATATACAATTTCCATATATTAGTTGTATAATATCCCCATTGTATAAGGGTTTCTTACATCATTTACCACTCCTCTGCATGTATATATAGTTTGTACTGGCCTATGGCCTCATGGGAATGCAATTTGCCTTCATCATAACTTGTTATCAAGAACTGAGGTTTAGCGTCAATTATTATTTTTCCATTCTTCCTATCTCTTCTTGATCAACGAAAATTCTTGTTGATCATACCACTTGATGCTTTTATGAAACTTTATTCCTTTTAATGTTTTAAGAATCATCAACCTTTCGAAGTATTTCTTGGTCTACACATTTTTTTCCTCACTTACTTCTTTTGATAAACTTTGGTGTAATTTGTACTTGCAAAGTTGCAATTCTTCTAACTTCTTTTTGTACTCATATTTATGATTTCAGGGGGACACTGAACATACTTTTGATGATGAAGCAGGCCCTTTGACGCTCAATGCATTCGATTTAATTATTCTATCTCAAGGATTGAACCTTGCAGCCCTATTTGATCGCCGACAGGTATTTATGCAAGCCACTTGTGATGCAGAATGTTTTCGCAAAGAAATTATCTGAGTTGCAAACtgtactttggtttatcaaaacTGAAATGGAATCCTGATAGCTAATCGTCAGTGAAAGTGAATATGGAGTTTTGATATGCAAAGAGTGAATAGTTTATTTGTTTGTTTAGAAGCTGAGTGAAGATTTGATCTATTAGCGTAGTTTGTAAGCTTTTAACCTACCCATATTCTCTGCGTAGTACAATTTATAACCCATTTGTTTTGAATTATCTTTAACTGTAGAGCGAAAAGTGTTAGCCAATCCCATTTGATGAAGCGCAGGAAATAGGAGTTCAACATTCGCTTGAAGTTATAGGTCATCCACTCTAGGACTGGCTGTTATTTTAAGGGGCACCTACATACGATAGCAGGTATAAGAAATCACAATGAAATTTGTAGGCTCACTTTAATAGCACTGAGAGTTTCCAATCAGTAATCTCTTTCCATTCTGCTAATTCATACTAACAGGGGCATCAGTTCTTACCATTGTGCCCCATAGACCATAGAGACAGTGCCTTATTCTCAAAGCTAGACCGCATGCTTTCTTATCCAACTGCCCATCATCTGTGGTAACCCAAAGTTGTCATAATACTGCATTCCAGAGTCCACCCGGAGTCCAATATATGGCTGCAGTTTTTCATGAACAAAGTTGTTCACTGCCATtttggttgttgcagacttgCAGCAGAGAATTGTAAAATTTTGACGAAGAGAAAAAAATCCTCGTAAAGTTCGAAATGCACAGTCCTGTCAATCTTCCGATCTCTCTTGATGAAAACACTTCTATCCCACATTGAAGAAAAAAGATGTGAGAAACAAAATCAGGCCATAGTAGCAGTGCAGCACAATCATGGATCCGAGCAGGGAAAGTGGGCAACTCTACTTGGCTTTGGAGTTCCGGGCATGAAACAGAGGCCATCCTCTGCGCTGTGTCTCCTCTCCATGACCGCGCCATGAGCATCTGGCGATGACCTGGCATGAGGATTGGTATGGATTTTGTTCGAGTTGTACACACTTCCGTGTATTTTCCCTGCTGTGTAAGGGTTTTCCTGCATATTCACAACACCTGTGCGTGCATATATACCAGCCTAGCCTCATGGAAATACAAGTTGCATATTTCATCATGGTATTAGAGCCATCTaggtttttttttctctcttcaCCACTGCATGTGCAACTTGTGCATTCCCTCCATAGAGCGACTGTTGTTGGCATCCCCCTGCCGTTCCGTCAGCTTCCTCCCTCCACTGCCCCGACGTGATCCACGCATCTCATGACACGTCAGCCTCATCTCGCTTTTCCCTGCGCTGATGTCCTGATTATTTAATTGCTCCATTGTCCATGGAATCATTGAATCAAGGTTGCTCCAGAATTCGCTGATCACGCCGCTCCAAGGAACTTTGCAGAAGCCTCCGATATGTCCGCAATTTCCCGGCGTGTGAAGACGTGCAATGCCGACTTGTTGTGGCAGCTGGCCCATCTGCGCTGCTTCCACATGAAGTGCTGCGCTTCTGCTTGTCCACCAGCGCTGTCGCTCCAGATTGATTGCTGCTGCTGCCGATTGGTGTATTCCACTAGCGCTGATGCTCTGGATTGAATACAGCTTCTGCCTACTTGTCTGTTGTTACCTAGCTCCTGATTGATTGTATATTTGCTGATTCAAGCTGGGATAAATTTTGGTGCATGCCAGTTTCCCCAATTAGTTGAGGATGCTTTTGTATTTTCAAGTACTCGGTTTCTGGAGAATGACAGAACAACAGAAGCCAATGGAATGTAAAAGAACAGAGGTCTCCGTCAGGGCCTTCCTTCAGGATTTTTCCCTTCAAAAATGTGTTAGTACAGAACTTTGCAGCCTTTCAATGGTATTGAAGTGTACAAAAAAATCGGTGTTGTTTAGGTGTGACAGAATCAAAACTTCATGTTCCTACTCGTGAAATCTCTGAAAAAAGCAAGAAATTCCTAAAAAAGCAAGAAACTTCCTGTTCGCTCGCCAAGCCTGTCACAACCTTCCTCCTCTACCCAGGTTTGGGACCGGCTATTCCTAAAAGGCATAGGCGGAGTTTCTGTTGGGTTTCgtatctagcctaccccaacttgcttgggaaaaaggctttgatgCTTGGGAAAAAATATATTCTGCAATATATTTTGCAGAATAGGGCGTAACTGACATACTCATGATTACTATCTGCAGTGATATTCAAACATTTTTGTATATTATGGACCTTAGTAGTGTTTGCAGTTTTACTAGaagaaacattaaataattaagaTATTAGTCCAAATAAAATTAATTAAGTGTGCTGATAGTACCAATAGTATTCGGCGATTCCTTATTTAAGTTTTGTTCTTATATTTATGAATTTTATAGATTAATAAATATTTCTCAAACCTAATAACTGTTTTATCTGTAGGACAATGGCAAGCTTCAAAATAGATTTTTGTCACGCAAACCGGCAAATGTTATATTGTCAAGCATGGAGGTTGTTGCTCAATCCATGGGGTTTAAGACACATATTCGTAATTATAAGGTAAATTTTGCTTAATCTGTCATAGGACGTTACAAACCTTCTAACTTGAGATCGTAACAGACAAGTGGATTTTGTTATTCCTTTTATAATGGTTAGCATATACTTCATCTGCAAACATATTGCTCATTTTGACTCTTCAATATTTACTTTTGACCATAAATTATATTCCTATAATGTTCCATCAATAGTTACAAAGGTTCCTTCGAATACGATTCCAATGGTATATATGTCATAGCTCACATATTCTTGGATTGATTATTAGTCAAAGGATAAAGTTGGATAGTCAAAATATGCCTTATATTTTGAAACAGAGGAACTTGCTTTTATCAGTATGAATATACAGACTTGGTTCATTTTTATTTCATCACGAAATGCTTACTGTCTTCTTTAGCCCTACTGTTATTATTTGGATTTCAATTTGATTGAAGAGTTCTTAAATCCCAATAACTCTAACACTGGGTTAAAGTAGTATTGAATTGCATTGTCAGTGATGAGTGAGACAactctttgttttgctgtttgaTCCATTGCATTGTAAGACTTTTGCTTAATGTTCAGTTACATAATACAAATTATTGTCATCTAATCGTAATGCTATGCACTCCATTTTTTTGGTGGTCTTCTTTTTCTCTGGATTAATAATATACATATACTCTTTTActgctaatgagattgctttactattggcatatttttattatTTCTTATAAATAGTTTCGCTTTTAATATATACAGATGAGGGTGGAAGGTCCAAATGCAAACAAGACTAGTCATCTCACAGTTATGCTTCAAGTGAGTCTTGCTCTCTCTGTACTCATGTACATCCCTTGTTCTAGCTTTATAGTTTGCTCCTCCTTTTACTTCTTCTGATTTTTCTCTGGTTTCAGATTTTTGAAGTTGCACCATCAATCTTCATGGTGGAGCTACAGAGATCTGTTGGAGATACTTCAGAGTATAATAAGGTTAGAGCTGTTTTCTCGCTACCATTCTTTTCTGCATATATACTTGTAACTGGTACGCTATATGCCACGCCGCATATCCTGCAATGCAACTAGCTATATTAATTTTGTGGCAATCAGTGCACTAGTTCCGGAGTTTCGCGGGATGGCTCGATGCAACTGGTTGTCTGGGCTGTTTTTTGTCATatagtactccctctgtcccatagGAGGTGGCGTATAGTCAAAAATTCAATgtttacaaactttgaccaaatatattGAAGAAAATATCAGCAACTATAACATTAAATAAGTATATTATGAAAATATATCTTATGATGACTATTGATATTGATTTGGTATTATGGATCTTCATATTTTGGTATATATTCTCGGTCAACTTTTTTTTAATTGACTTTTTAAATCTAAGTTTATGCCCAATCTATTTGGGGACTGAGCGAGTAAGAAAATAATTTAGAATGTGCTAACTTCAAAGAGCATTCAGAGGGTGTAAATTTTGCATATAGAACAAAGGTGATATGATGGACTGATTATTAGGTGTTGTTTTACTTCCACATTATGCACGTGGTTCACAGCTTGAAGATGATACTATATGAGACAGTTTTCTAGATGAAGATTCTAATGAACAGTATTTAATTAAGATAAATTTATTAAGATAGTAATGCTTGTACTTGTTACATGTAGCTGCTTGTTTGACAGATTGTCTTTTTCTCAAAATTTAAAACTGTAAAATACAATTTACTATATTCAATTGCTTTTGGTTTTTCCAGGGCATGCACGCCTAACTATGGAAATCATTGTTTTGTTGTTGCAGTTTGTAAATAACTACTGCTGCAAATTAGATGATATCATTTGGAAAGTTCCTGCTGAGAAGAGAAAATCGAGGACGCCTCGGCCATCGAAGCGTTAATTTTTCCTCGACGTTTATGTATTGCATGACACTATCGAGATCTACTTTTTTAATTCTCTTGGCCAGAATTTAGCACCTAAACCACATCGGTTTGTTGCAGGTACCATGTATAATGTTGCGTGGTTTGAATTATGTACATCATGGGTTTGATTAGTGGATGTACGTAATTGATCAGTGTTGTTTTAAATATATAGGCGTAAATCTTTGTCTAGTATCATGACTGTATACTACGAGTCTGCTTGTACAAAGAGGAGCACCTATTAGTGGTTTTGACAACTCAGTTTTTCTGTACAGAATTCCAGCGATGTGTTGAAGCAATTGTAACTCGCATATCTCCTAGCTTGTGGGGGAAGAGTTCAGATCAATTGTGTGTGTTGCCAACTGCTACAAGATTTGTTGATTTCGTTCCATTTGTGTTGTCCGGTTTGTTATAGCAACTCTGGCAGACTGCTTATGTATGGGGGTCGCTggcacaacatcctctatttggaGAGGTTGCTCCCACACCGGTGTCGCCTCGCCCCGTAGTGTAGACCCAAtagaaatttaaatttaaattgatATTTAAACACCGAATTTAAACGAAATTCATATGAAATTTATACAAAAGTACGTTGAATTGATACAAAACAAAATTAAAACGACATTTAAAACCGAATTtaaaaacttaaacttaatcaATCTACTGGCCGTCGATTGGGGCGCGTGATGGGCCTGCCTCGTCGGCGTTCTTCGCCTTTGCCGCTTGCATCTGTGCCCGCCTCTCAGcccttgcttcgcgcatctggcggctGGTGTCGCaggagcttgccggcggcgccgTCCCGTGCTTCCCGCCTTTGCTCGTTGTCGGCGCGCCTCGCTTACTCGCGGGCGAACACGTCGTAGTGGCGATGAGTGTTGAGGGAGGCGAACTTCTGTCGCTTCGCCTCCATCAGTAGGCGTCCCCCTCCTTcgtggccgctcgctggcgcgagatCTCGAGGGCGTGCTCGAGATTAGCGTCGTTGATGAACTCCCGCTACTCCCCCTTCAACGTCCGGAACCGCTGCGCGTTCAACGACGtcaggatcgccgcctgctccgggtcgggGGTGCTTGCGGCTGCTCACCCCACtatgccgcctcctccgccacctcagcTTCCGCATCGGCAAAGTAGGCCTCGCGCCACACCGCGAACGTTGGGTCTACGTCGGAGCTGTTGTCCGCGTcgggctccggctccggttgcggtggtggtggtggtggcagcgCACGGCCGTTGATGCCCAGCATTGAGTACGTCGTCTTTAGACGGCGCGAcattttgaggtggagagaatggcgcggcggcggtggtggagatgagaggatagcaccACGGTGGTGGACGGCGTCCGTACTATATAGCGGCCACAGCTGCCCGCATTAACGGCGACGTACGCGAATGGACGCCGCGTGGCTAGTCGCTACCCTCGTGGCCGCTTCGTTTTGCGCGCGATAGACCATTAAACGccaacgaccaaccttcccgtgtCGCGGCCGATGCGAACCGCCGCGTCCTGTCGCTGACAAAGCTcccccacccgcgaaaaccgtcgttccgcgaggcgccggcgcgcccgattcgcgcccttggttAAGGGGCCGACACAGGGTttccggcgattctattgggttCGAAAATTGTCCGGCGCCGTTTGGGACGTGCCGGTACGAGCCCATATCCGCCCCCGGCCCCTAAAAagctatcggggccgccggtggagatgctctaaaggttTTGCAAGTTTCTCTTAATAATTCCTCACAGTTTCTGAAATTGTGTGTGAAGTTGGAGCCTTAAACTGGGCTTGtatattttagtttttatttagttCTGGAATATTTGATCATACAAGCACCATTTGACACCTTTGTGAAACTCGAATACATTTAAGAACTATTCAAAATCCAAACATAATAAATAATTCATGATAAATTAAACATAAATAAATGTTCCAAACATAAATAATTCATGATATAAACAAACATAACATAGGATAAACCAAAACTAGTCCATCTAGAGTTGGTGAGGCAGAAGCTGGGCATGGCCAGCCTTGTCTTCGATCTGTCAGTAGATGGCAAGGAATTTCTCAATTGGATGAGGAACATGCCTAGGTTTCAGGAGTCATACTGGCAGTTCACCTTCTGTTGTACGATCTTGTGAAGAATGATGTCTACTAGACTTTGGTCCCAAAATCAGAGCAGGTCAATACACAATTGCAAACTTGAGCATCTctagccgcgtccctcaaagagatttggggcgcgccggacaaaaaatcgTTCCCAGCCGCGCGCCCCAAAGCCTCATTCCGTCCGGCGTGACCCAATAAGGTTCTGgcgccctgatgacccacaagtatagagggtgtatcgcagtactttcgataaataagagtgtcgaacccaacgaggagcagaaggtgttgacaagcagtttcgatgaaggattctgtaagggtacattgcccctatgtgtggtttcggtaattaatgacaacccctatggactaatgttttcattaagtttatatgaaggaatattccataggtactacttgctctccatgggttggattcaagtatggatgccatgaagataaagatataccttgtgtattggcatcaagatcatcggtatgaagatatatatgtgatatgatcaagaagaagaaatgaagatggagttcttatgtggaactcaatattagccatgctctatctcaagtgagtatgagaagatacaaggttgagttgggcaagttcaagatgagcatcttgagtggatcacatgcttgaagcttgccgtccatttggtgatagtggacatgtgatgatgtgcatcaatgaagctttcccatcatagtgtatgggggagcatttgtgagtatacacgaagcgacaatgatcaagtgatgggatgcgcaaggcaaaggtatgaccttgataggctttccttttaccggtctcgaggtggttgatgggagaccggattataggatagatagccgcactatcaagaggggctttcggttggttaacttgatcacatcgtcttagggagctcaatccttgcatgcgttgcatattcttattgcttcttggtatttctcggtgtgaggttcttgagcttgttgctagctttacaacaagcccaagttcatcgaaaacggagttcacatgcatcttctattgcgttttcgaggttgggtgattttaccggttattcatgatataaggttctaccttttatattcatgataaaatcccctcctacagattcttgggttttcactttccataagatagcatttgttgttatcttccaaacaaaattggtttcatgcgattcggagttcgggagcatttgttattaaagaaaagggaaaaagataaaaggataaaaagaaaagaaaagaaaaaaaacagaggCGTGGCAGCCGGCCGTCCGCCGATCaagctgggccgcgccggcccacgGTCACCGACCGGCCTGGTGACCGGTGCCTTCCGGGTGGCATCCGGTGGGCTTGGCCACCCCATCCGGCCCAAGACCCGGTTACCAACCGGGCCGCCCGTGGAGGCCCCGGCCGGACCGGCCTCTCCGCCGTGGGCTTCAAGCCCCACGCGGCCCACCTGCTCGCCCGCGCGGCCGCGGCCTATCCGCCGCTTTGTGGCGCCTCCGGCCGCTCCCGGTCCCTGGGCCGGACCGACCGGGCCCCCGAGCGGGCTCCGCAGTgcccaggccggtcggccggcctggtgaccggctGGGCCGAGTCTAGGGCTGTTTTTTTGCCCGTTTttcttgtctttttcccccaacagttttatttgctcccatgctataaatagctcttcttccaccttgagcaaggcagttcttcccattctctctcctccattgctactatttgaagaacttgctctcccccttgaatcctccaaccattcttgctcatatttgaggatttgggagaggggatctagatctacacttccaccgatcgatttcttctctaagtgagggaaactcttgggatctagatcttggagtctttggttgactttccccttgttcatcctctccaatctcatcctagcattcgttgctttggtgggatttgagtgtgaaggacttgaacacctccggtgttcttgctttgcatcattgcatagtgttgagctctccaccacgatttgttcaagtgagagaccgtgagcttgttactcttggagggtgacctcctagttggcttggtgattggtgctccggtgatctcttcaagaagattgtgaagaggccgggcttctccttcgtggagcttgtgaagtggttgtggagcttgccatctccggagcggaggaaaagctaaccataaggaaggggccattatccttcgtgggtgtggttcggagaatagggtgagccttcgtggcgcggggaatccttcgtgggacctccactcctccaaacgtgacgtaccttgttgcaaagcaagggaacacgggaatacatcctcgtctccgcgtgcctcggttatttctatacccgagctctctttccttgtgatagccatcgtgcttgaagtacatatatcttgctatcacttgtgctacatatatcttgtgcctatcttgcttagctctagttgctattgttacactcagttgagcttagcatatttagggtttgtgcttgcaaactaaacgatagtttaattccgcattcatacaagacaaatccgcaagagtttgtaattgcctattcacccccccccccctctaggcgacatctcgatctttcaattggtatcagagcaaggtctctccttgttttaggcttcaccgccttgagagtaaagatgtcggctagtaatttagtgcacaatgacacaattatctttgttggcacaaattatcatttgtggcgaaattgcttgctttgtaaacttcggaccttgtgtccaaacattgagcaatttctagatgtaggcttttctcctccgatggatcctcaaaatctatctttagaggatgagaaaaacttacatcttgaagctcaagtatctaatgagcttttattctccttgagacccgattttcgtaggttcttgatatatataaagcgaaagtcgtctcatgagatgtggatcaagcttaaagaaatgtttggtggatccacttctcaattggtcggtggtgactccgaggagctctcttccccttcacatcatgaagagctccaagttgcttctacctccggtcgtgatgagtcatcatcttcttccacttcaccaacgtgttgcaagacacaaggtaatgatatggtgagtggtgagggaaattgcaatgttgatattgtgatcaatagtgatgactcttcatctctatctcattgcaatgtttcctctttggacttaaacacatctagcattgagaatgacctacatgcttgtgttgttagtccttgcatatcatgtgtaaattgcttacataaatctcatgaagatatgcttaccttgtcttgcccccataatcgaaatgcttatatttcctctagttgtttgttgactaacaatgtagaggaaaccgaacactatatggatcaagacatgttttcaaatgaggattcaagaatatcttcatcttcattctccggtatgcacatgtgccttatggcaaatggatcaaaggtatctcctactttgactcctaacacttcctctaatgatgagagtgatgatgatgataatgatgaagaatataataccttggtgcataatatggcaatgatatatgcttctcttcatggtaataaagaagctcgtgctaatctcgaatactctatggatatcttgaataaatataaggaaaccatagtgaagttggaatcccatgttgaaaatgaggaaatgagattcactctcctcaagcatgagctaaaagatgagaa
Coding sequences within it:
- the LOC127323547 gene encoding CBL-interacting protein kinase 8 isoform X3, with the translated sequence MVGGGGGGGPLRRVGKYEVGRTIGEGTFAKVKFAQNTETGESVAMKVLDRSSILKHKMVDQIKREISIMKLVRHPNVVRLHEVLASRKKIFIILEFITGGELFDKIIRHGRLGEADARKYFQQLIDGVDFCHSKGVYHRDLKPENLLLDSQGNLKISDFGLSAWPAQGATLLRTTCGTPNYVAPEIESAEYSFPAVFPNGAKSLIRRILDPKPDTRIRIEEVRNDEWFKENYEPIREVDNEEVNLDDVNAAFDDPEGDTEHTFDDEAGPLTLNAFDLIILSQGLNLAALFDRRQDNGKLQNRFLSRKPANVILSSMEVVAQSMGFKTHIRNYKMRVEGPNANKTSHLTVMLQIFEVAPSIFMVELQRSVGDTSEYNKFVNNYCCKLDDIIWKVPAEKRKSRTPRPSKR